The genome window CGAGGAGTGGACGAAGACGTCACCGCCGTCGTCACGGGAGAGAAAGCCGAAGCCCTTCTCGCTGTTGAACCATTTGACCTTGCCAGTCGGCAAAGCACACACTCCCTCGATCCGTCCCGGACGCCATCCGGACGCCGTTGAGCTGGCGTCGCACCAGCCTACCGGGGCCTACCCCAACCAAACACGCCCTTAACCACGCCAGAAGCGAGACTGAGCCCCGCCTGTGTCGGCAGAGGCGCAAAGTGGTGCAGGAAGTATGAGGGAACAAGTCTTCCCTGCCGAAACCTGTCCAGAGAAACTGCCTTCAGGACATCGGCGTCGGAAACTGCGTGTCAACTCCCGGGGACCGAAGTTCCGGGCTTGCTGCTCGGGTTCACCGATGGCTTCGGTGAACCCGGCTGCGTCCGGCTCTCGCACTCAATGGTGTCGCCGGTCAGGCTATGAGGGTGAGGGCAGGGGCCTGTGACTCGGCCCCGCGGACCCACGCGTACCAGCCGCGGTGGCTGATGTCGTGGGACGCATTGCGGTCGGCGTGCTCAGCGAAGCCACACGACCGGCAGACGAACACGGCCTGCGAGGGCCGGTTGGCTTTCTCAATGTGGTGACAGCGGGGGCATTCCCGGCTGCTGTATGCCGGATCGACGTGGACCACCGGAACGCCGGCGCGTTTCGCCTTGTAGGCGATGAACCTGCCGAGCTGGTGAAAGGACCAGGAGTGCGGCGTGACGCGCTGGGGCTTTCTCAGCCGTGCCCGTTCGCGGATCCCCGTCAGGTCCTCCAGGGCGATTCCGCGACCGGTGCTCCCCCACTCTCGGCTTCGCTCGGGCGGCAGGTGCCCCCATTGCCTCCGCCACGATGCGCTTACTGATCCGGTGATTGATGTCGCGGGCCCTGCGTCTCTCCTTGCCCGCGCGCTTCTTCGCCCGCCGCTCGGCGGACTTGCTGTTCTTCTTCTGCAGTTTCGTGCGCAGATTCCGGTCCGCTTCGCGGCTCCGGTTCAAGCGGCGCCCGCAGTACCGCTTGCCGCTGGAGGTGGTGGCGATGTTGACGATGCCCAGGTCACCAGCAGATACCACTGCCCGTCCCGGCACAGCAGATCGGACTCGCCGTTGCGGTGCGCGGCCACCACAGCCACCTGCCCTGGCTCTCCGGTGAACGCGACGTTCTTCATCCTCCCGGCTGTGGTCCAGATCGACACCGTGCGCTGCTTGTGCTGCCAGGACAGCATCCGGTCGTCATAGGACCGCGACCGCTACACCGCTTGCCCCTCGCTGGGAACTACCCTGGTCGGGTGCGTGACAAAACCCAACCGAATTCCGCCGAACCCGGTGACCGGCTGATCCGTGCCGGTGTCATCGTCTTCATCGTCGGCGCCGTGGCCACACTCGTCACCGTGGCCCCGCTGTTCCTCGGAACGAACCCATTCCCCACCTACATGTTCGTCCTGAGCATGCTGATGGGAGTCGGATTCCTCATCGCGGGAGCGGGAGTCCTCCAGTCCGCCGCGGCGGGCCGCAGAAGGGCACGCGAGGCGCGTTTCTAGCCACCGGCGCCCCGCTGCCGATGTCCGGCTACCGGTGGCGGTGGGTCGTGAACCACTCGGGGAACGCGGTCAGATCCGTGAGGACGACATCGGCGCCGGCCTCGCGCAGCTCCCGCTCGTCGCAGGGCCCGGTGGCGACGGCGACCGAGTACGCCTGTGCCGTGCGCGCGCCGCGTACGTCGCCGGTGTGGTCGCCGACGTACACGGTCGCGCCGTGCTCGCGCAGCGCGTCCGCCTTGGCCTCCGCCCACAGGTCCCCGACGAGTTCGTCGGGCTCCATGCCGAGGTGCTCCAGGTGCAGCTTGGCGTTGGGCTCGTACTTGGCGGTGACCACGATCGCCCGGCCACCGGCGGCCCGGACCGCCGCGATCGCCTCCGGCGCGCCCGGCATCGCGGGGGTCGCGGCGATCGCGATCGCCGGGTACATCTCCCGGTAGAGATCCGCCATCGCCGGGATCTCCGCCGCCGGGAACCAGTACGCCAGCTCCTCCGCGAGCGGCGGCCCCAGCCGGGTGATCGCCAGATCGGCGTCTATGTACGCCCCCGTCCGCGCCGCCAACGCGACATAGCAGGCGTGAATCCCCGGCCGCGAGTCGATCAACGTCATGTCGAGATCGAACCCGACGGTCAGTACGCGAGAGTCCATGACGTCCATTGTGCGGTGGGTGGGTGAGTACGTGCGGGCCCGGTGGGGCTGGTCGCGCAGTTCCCCGCGCCCCTCAAAGGCAACCCGGGCTCACCCCACGCTTTCAAGGGGCGCGGGGAACGGCGCGAGAACCCCCACCGAACCCGCACGTACCCACCCGCCCCCGCGCGAAGCGCGAAAGGCGGGTCGAAGGGGCGCAGCCCCTGGGGATGGGACGGGTAGGGGCGGCGGGGGCGAGAGAAAAGCCCGCTCAGCGGGCCCGCTGGGAACGCCACAGCAAATACAGCGCCGAAGCCACGGCAGCCACCCGAAGCACCCACGGCCAAGTCCCGGCAACCGCGTCGTTCATCTGCCCCTGAGCGATGGGATCCCCCCACCGCCCGTCACTACGCCCCCACAGCCACACCACCCCACCCGAGGCCACCACCCCCGGCACCCCCATCACCGCCCACTTCGACTCCGCCGGCGACAACCTCCGCGACAGATAGGCGATCAACCACCCCAGCCCGAGCGGCACCAGACTCCCCATGACCGCCCCCGCGACCAACAACACGGCCGCCAGCAGCAACAGCGGATTGCTCCACCCCGCGCCCCCACCCTCGCCCGCACCACCGCCCCCACCCCGCAACCGAGGCAACGGCAGCCGACGCCGCCGAGGCGCCTCCTTCTCCTCCACGACGGCCGCCGGAACGGCCGCCGGAACAGCCTCCTTCTCGACCGCCCCCCGACCGGCGGCGCCCTCCCCCTTCACCGGCGGCGGCTTCAACAGCTCCGGAATCTCCACACCCCCGACGAACCCCGGCACGGAGTCCCCGAGCCCGAATCCGATGTCCGCGCCCCCGGGCCCCCCACCCCCACCGACCCGCCACCAGTCGGGCTGCACATCCCCGTCCCCCAGCTCGTGCAGCGGGGCGAGATGCGGCGGAGCGGCACCCCCCGCCCCCGGAGAGGCCGGCGCGTCGTCGGCGGGACGGGGTCGCGGCACGACCCGCCGCAGCCCCCGGGCCTTCCCCCGGCCCCGCTCCCCGGCGTCCTCGGCGTTCTCGTCGGCGGCCCCGTCCCCACCGGCCGCCCGCTGTACGGGCACGGCGGCGGTCCGGGGCTCCGGTACGTCACCGGGCGCGCCCGCCGCCTCGACGACCTCGTCCGGCGTACCCAGGCGGGCGATGATGCGGCGCACGGCGGCCGGGCTGTCCACGGGCGCCTTCGCCCGGCGCCGGTCGATCTCGTCCCGCAGTCCCGACACCAGACGCATCCGCGTGCCCGACGGCAGCTGCCGCCGCTGAGCCAGATCACCGACGCGGCTCAGGTATTCATAGACGACCTGGTCGCTCTCAATCCCCACGAGCCCCTCCGGGGTTGGCGCGCATACGTCCTCCGACGGTATCGCTTCACAGCGGGGTTCCTCGGCGGTCGGCGCCGAGCGGCGACGGCGGGAAGGGGCGCGGCCCTTTCAGGGGCGCGGGGCCGTATCGACATGCGGCCCCGCCGCATGTCGACGCGACCAGCCCCCGCGCACCCGCACCCGCAGCCGCAGCCGCAGCCGCCCGAATACACGCACCCGCCGAGCTACTAGGCACCCCGCCCCACCGCAGCCGCTAACGTTGGCCGGATGAGCCCCGAGGAGCACACCCCCACGGAGACGGCCCCCGCCGGTGGAGCCCCCCGTTCCCTGGCGGAAGCCCTACGCGGGCGGGACGACCGTTCGCTCGCCGTGCTGCTGCGGGCACGGCCGGACCTCATCACCCCCGTCCCGACCGACCTGACCCAGCTGGCGACCCGCGCGGGAACCCGCGCGTCGGTGGTCCGCGCCCTGGAGCGCCTGGACCGGTTCGCCCTCCAGACGGCCCAGGCCCTGGCCGTGGCGCCCGACCCGGCGTCGTACGACGCGCTCGCGGGCCTGCTGGCCGGTGACGACGCCGACCCGGCCGTCACCACCGTGCTGCCCCACGCCCTCGGCGCCCTGCGCGACCAGGCCCTCGTCTGGGGCCCGGACGACCGTCTCCGGCTCGTCCGCACGGCCCGTGAGCTGCTCTCCCCCTCGCCGCAGCACCCGTCCCCCACCGGTCTCGGCCCGACCGTCGCGGAGGCCACGGCGGGCATGTCGCCGGGGCGGGTGCAGGAGCTCGTCGCGGAGGCCGGGCTGGCGAGCACGCACGACTCGGTGTCGGCCGTCACCGCGCTCGGCGCGCTGTTCACCGACCGTCGCCGCATGGCCGCGCTCCTCGCCGCCGCGCCCCCGGAGTCCCTGGACGTGCTGACCCGGCTGGTGTGGGGGCCGCCGTACGGCCAGGTCACGGCCAGTCCGGCGGCGCATCTGCGCTGGCTGCTGGACCGGGGGCTGCTGCTGCCGACCGCGCCGGGCACGGTCGTCATCCCCCGTGAGGTCGCCCTGCATCTGCGGTCGGGGCGGGCGCACCGGGAGGTCCGGCCGGTGCCGCCGCCGGTGGAGGCGTCCGCCGCGCACCGTCCACAGGTGGTGGACGCGACGGCGGCCGGGCAGGCGTACACCGCGCTGGCGACCGTGGAGGAGCTGCTGAAGGACTGGGACGAGGGCGGGCCGGGCGTCCTGCGCGCGGGCGGGCTCAGTGTGCGGGATCTGAAACGCACGGCGGTGGCCCTCGACATGCCCGAGCCGGTCGCCGCCTTCTGGGTCGAACTCGCCTACGCCGCCGGGCTGTTGGCCTCGGACGGCGAGGCCGACGAACGGTACGCGGCGACCCCCGCGTACGACGAGTGGCTGGAGCTGCCCGCCGCCGAGCGCTGGGCGCGGCTGGCCGCCGCCTGGCTGGGCGCGACCCGTACGGCCGGGGTGATCGGCGAACGGGACGCCAAGGACCGTACGTTGTCGGCGCTGGGCCCGGGGCTGGACCGTTCGGCGGCGCCCGAGGTGCGGCACCGGGTGCTGGCGCTGCTCGCCGGGCTCCCCGAGGGCACCTCGGCCGGTCCCGACTCCCTGCTGGCCCGGCTGCACTGGGAGCGCCCCACCCGGGGCGGCCAGCAGCCCCCACCTGCCCAGCAGTCCCCGCAGCAGTCGGGGCACGCGCAGCCGCCCCGGCAGGGCGACGATCTGCGGGCGCGGATCGCCCGGTGGGCCCTTTCCGAGGCCGAGTCGCTCGGTGTCACCGGGCGCGGCGCGCTGTCCTCGCACGGGCGGGCCCTCCTCGGTCTCCCGCCCGGGGTGGCGGCCGACGCGGAGCTGCCGGAGACCCCCGGCGACAAGCTGCCCGCCCCTCACGTGCCCGTGGCGGCCCACCCGGCGCCCGCCGCCGACCCCGTGGCCGAGCGGGCCGCCGCCGCGTCGCTTGCCGCCCGGCTGCTCGCGCCGCTGCTTCCCGAGCCACTGGACCACGTGCTGCTCCAGGCGGACCTGACGGCCGTCGCGCCCGGCCCGCTGAAACGGCCGCTGGCCGACGCGCTGGGTGTGCTGGCGGACGTGGAGTCGAAGGGTGGTGCGACGGTGTACCGGTTCACGCCGGGGTCGGTGCGCCGGGCGCTCGACGCGGGCCGCAGCGCCTCCGATCTGCACGACTTCCTCACCGCCCACTCCCGTACGCCGGTCCCGCAGCCGCTGGCGTATCTGATCGACGACGTGGCCCGGCGCCACGGGCATCTGCGGATCGGCGCGGCCTCGGCGTATGTGCGCTGCGACGACGACGCGATGCTCAGCGAGATCCTCGCCGACAAGCGGTCGCAGGGGCTCGGGCTGCGGCGGCTGGCGCCGACCGTGCTGGCCGCCGTGGCGGATCCGGCGACGCTGCTCGACGGGCTGCGCGCGATGGGGTACGCGCCGGCGGCCGAGTCGGCGGAGGGTGATGTCCTGATCACCCGGGCGCACGCCCATCGCACCCCGCCCCGCACGGCCCCGGAGCCCGTGCCGGACGGCCCCCCGGTGCCGGACGACACCCTGCTGGGCGCCGCGATCCGCGCGATCCGCGCCGGTGACCTGGCGTCCACCACGCCCCGCAGGACGAGCGGGGAGCCGGCCCCGTCCGGCGCCCTGCCCCGCACCGGTTCCGCCGAGACCCTCGCGACCATGCAGGCCGCCGTCCTCACCGGCGAGGCCCTGTGGATCGGCTACGTCAACGCCGAGGGCTCCGCCAGCCAGCGCGTCATCGCCCCGGTGCGGGTCGAGGGCGGCTTCGTGACGGCGTACGACCACACGGCGGACGAGGTACGGACGTTCCCGCTGCACCGGATCACGGGCGTCGCGGAACTGGTGGACGACGCGCCCTGAGCAGGTCGATCGGACCGCTTCGATCAAACCGCTTCTTGGCCATCACCCGTTCGGGTGTATACGGGCGTTCATGCAGGCCATGCCCGGTTTTCCCTCGCACGGGCGAGGCGGCGGCATCCGGCGCATCCCGTCCCGTGATGCGGGGCAGCCACCCTGTGTCCGATCGAGATCGACTCCTGCGCTCGAAAGGCCCACCTCTACGCATGCGCCCTCTCGCCACGCTCACCAAGGTCACCACGCTCGTCTCCGCCGCCGTCGCCGTCGCCCTGGTGGGCGCGCTCGCCACCCCGGCCGCGGCGAACCCGCCCCTCCCCCTGCCCGAACTCGGCACGCTGGTGGGCGAGGGCCTCAGCGTGGAGGGGCCGTTGATCCAGAACGTCAGCCTGCTGAAGTGAACGTCAGCCCGCCGAGGTAGCGCGGCGCAGCCGGTAGCTGTCCCCTTCGAGACGGACGATCTCGGCGTGGTGCGCGAGGCGGTCCACCATCGCCGGGGCGGCCCCGCCGAAGATCTCCTCCCAGCGGGCGAGCGGACGGTCGCTGGTCACGATCAGCGAGGCCCTCTCGTAGCGGTGCGCGATCAGCTGGAAGAAGAGCCGTGCGGTGTCCGGGTCGAAGGGGAGATAGCCGGCCTCGTCGACGATCAGCAGGGGGCAGGCGTCCAGCTCGGACAGTTCCTGGGCGAGCCTGCCCTCGGCCCGTGCCCCGGCCAGCCGCGCGGCCCACTCGGCGGCGGTCGCGAACAGCACCCGGTGCCCGGCCTGGCAGGCCCGTACGCCGAGCCCGATGGCCAGATGCGTCTTGCCGGTGCCGGGGGCGCCGACGAAGACCACGTTCCGCCCGGTGGCGACGAAGTCCAGCGTGCCGAGCCGGGCCAGCAGCAGCCGGTCGAAGGAGCGCGGGTGCCCCTCGTCGAACTCCTCCAGCAGCTTCCGCGCCGGGAACCCGGCCGCCCGGATCCGCCCCTCGACCCCGTTCCCGTTCCCGGTCCCGTTCCCGTTCCCGGTCCCGGCCCCGCCCGCCTGCGGCTCGCGCCGGGCCTCGTACCGCACCAGCCGGGTGGTGCCCCGCGCGAAACGGGTCTCGTAGTTCTCGTTCGAGGTGGCCTGGGCCGGGATCGGCAGCGGCGCCCGGAGCGGGACGGGCGGGTCGACGGGCCCCTGCGGCCGGTCCCGCTCCACCGGTCCCCTGGCCGGCCGCGGGCCCTCCGGCATCCCGTGGTGGGAGCCGTGGCCCTTGTCCTCGCGGAGCATCGGCCCCGACATGTACGCCAGGAGCACCGCCGAGGCGATGAAGGCCATATGGATGACCGTGCCCCACAGCAGCGCGTGGTGGGAGGTGTGGTGGACGTCCACGAACATCTGCAGCAGATGCACGGAGGAGATGCCGACGATGGCGGTGGCCAGCTTGACCTTCAGCACGTTGGAATTGACGTGCGAGAGCCATTCCGGCTGGTCACGGTGGCCCTGGAGACCGATCCGCGAGACGAAGGTCTCATAGCCGCCGACGATGGTCATGATCAGCAGATTGGCGATCATGACGACGTCGACCAGCTTGAGCACCGCGAGCATCACATAGGTCTCGGTGGCGCTGCCGCTCACGCAGCGGACGATTAACGTCCACAGCTCGTTGAAGAACTTGTAGACGTACACCCCCTGCGCCGCGACCAGTCCGAAGTACAGCGGCGCCTGGAGCCAGCGCGTGGCGAAGAGGGCGTAGCCGAGCGTGGTGCCCTGCGGGGAGACGGACGGGGTGAGCGGGTCTGGCGGGGTGGTTGGCTGCACGGTTCGCATTCTTCGGAACCCTGGGCGCAAATCTGAATTCCTGCCACTCATCGGAATGAATAGACATCCAATAGGACTGGAGCCCGTCGGCGGGAACGATCAGGCACACTGGACGTTTGGCCGAATCGAAAGGTGCCGCGCGTGAATGGTCCCCTCATCGTCCAGTCGGACAAGACGCTGCTCCTGGAGGTCGACCATGAGCAGGCGGACGAGTGCCGTCGGGTCATCGCGCCCTTCGCCGAACTGGAGCGGGCGCCCGAGCACATCCACACCTACCGGGTGACCCCGCTCGGTCTGTGGAACGCGCGGGCCGCCGGGCACGACGCCGAGCAGGTCGTCGACGCGCTGGTGCAGTACAGCCGCTATCCGGTGCCGCACGCGCTGCTCGTGGACGTCGCCGAGACGATGGACCGTTACGGCCGCCTCACGCTCTCCAAGCACCCGGTCCACGGGCTCGTGCTCACCACCACCGACCGGCCGGTGCTGGAGGAGATCCTGCGGTCGAAGCGGATCACCCCGCTCGTCGGCGCCCGGATCGACCCGGACACCGTGGCCGTGCACCCCTCCGAGCGCGGCCAGATCAAGCAGACCCTGCTGAAGCTGGGCTGGCCCGCCGAGGACCTCGCCGGGTACGTGGACGGCGAGGCGCACCCGATCGAGCTGGCCGAGGACGGCTGGGCGCTGCGGCCGTACCAGAAGCAGGCCGTGGAGAACTTCTGGCACGGCGGGAGCGGTGTGGTCGTCCTCCCCTGTGGCGCGGGGAAGACCCTCGTCGGCGCCGGGTCCATGGCCCAGGCGAAGTCCACCACCCTGATCCTCGTCACCAACACGGTCTCCGCGCGGCAGTGGAAGCACGAGCTGGTGAAGCGGACGTCGCTGACCGAGGAGGAGATCGGCGAGTACAGCGGGACGCGCAAGGAGATCCGGCCGGTCACCATCGCCACGTACCAGGTGCTGACCACCCGCCGGAAGGGCGTCTATCCGCATCTGGAGCTGTTCGACTCCCGCGACTGGGGTCTCATCGTCTACGACGAGGTGCATCTCCTTCCCGCTCCGGTCTTCAAGTTCACCGCCGACCTCCAGGCGCGCCGGCGGCTCGGGCTGACGGCGACGCTCGTCCGGGAGGACGGGCGGGAGTCGGACGTGTTCTCCCTCATCGGGCCCAAGCGGTTCGACGCGCCCTGGAAGGAGATCGAGGCGCAGGGCTATATCGCGCCCGCCGACTGTGTCGAGGTCCGGGTGAACCTGACCGACGCCGAGCGGCTCGCCTACGCCACGGCCGAGCAGGAGGAGAAGTACCGCTTCTGTTCCACCACCGCGACCAAGCGGAAGGTGGCCGAGGCGATCGTCCGCCGCTTCGCGGGGCAGCAGATCCTCGTCATCGGGCAGTACATCGACCAGCTCGACGAACTGGGCGCCCATCTGGACGCGCCGGTGATCAAGGGCGAGACCAGCAACGCGCAGCGCGAGAAGCTCTTCGACGCGTTCCGCCAGGGCGAGATCAACGTCCTGGTCGTGTCCAAGGTCGCCAACTTCTCCATCGACCTCCCGGAGGCGACCGTCGCCATCCAGGTCTCCGGCACCTTCGGCTCCCGCCAGGAGGAGGCCCAGCGCCTCGGCCGTGTCCTGCGCCCCAAGTCCGACGGCCACCAGGCGCACTTCTACTCGGTGGTCGCCCGCGACACCATCGACCAGGACTTCGCCGCCCACCGCCAGCGCTTCCTGGCCGAACAGGGCTACGCCTACCGGATCATGGACGCGGACGAGCTTCTGACAGAGGGCTGACGGGGAGCTGAGCAACAGGTCACCGGGGGTGCCCGCGCTCGGTACGCTGAGTCGTGCCGGCGCTCACCAGGGCAGGGAAGAAGGGCACCATGCCTCACGAGGACATCCACGAGGTGCTGTACACCGAGCCGGCGGCCCGTGAACGCGACCGGCTCGACCCCACGCGCCGGGCCACCTTCGACAAAGCGATCGAACTGCTCGCCCGCGACCCGTACACCGAGCTCTCCCGCACCATAGGAGTCGGCGACCAGGACCGCGAGATCCGGCTCACCTCACAGATCGTCGCGGAGTACATGGTCTCCCGCGGTCGTCTGCTCCTGGTGATGCTGCGGATCTTCGACGACGCGGACATCCTGCTGCCGGAGGAAGGCTGAGGCGGCGAGGGTGCTTGAGTGGCAGGACGGTCGACGCGCAGGATGATCGGAGGGTCGTGTCGGTGGAGCGGTGTGGGGCTCCCTGCTCTTCCGCAGGAGTGACCACCCCGTAGGCGGACGGCGGGGATCAGTGGAGGCGGCGGGGTACGCGCGGTGAGCCCGGGGCTCACCGGCGGCGTATGCCCGCTTCCTCCGCGTACTCGCCGAGGATGACGACGCCGAACGCGGCGCTCGCGAAGACCTTGACGGCGCGCAGGGCGTCGGCGAGGCGGTGGCGGTTGTGGTGGTCGTCGAGGCCGGTCGCGCCGGGCGGCGGACCGGGTCGGCCGGAGGCCGAGGCTGGGATGAAGGTCGCTGCACTCATGTCTCCATGGTGGAACGTCCGCCTTTGGATTACGTCGGTCTCCGGAGTGAACCCGCTGAGCCTCCGGCTCCCTCTCAGGTCCGGCCCACCCGTAGTACCCGCGAAGTACGGGCCCCTAGGGGTACGGCGGCCGAACACACCCCGGGTGGAGAAAAAACTCGTTGGCCTCCGCCCCGCCCCCTCACCTACACTCTCCGCTCTTGCCCGCCTCCCGTTCGTGGAGCGCCGCCGCCCGGACGGAAACCGGTCGGTCACCGCCGTCAGACGTATCGCCGTCAGGCGTACCCCCAGCTCCCGCAGGCACCCGGAGGCACCCCCTTGTCCGCGCACCCCACCGCCGGCCCCACCGATCTCGCCGATCCCCTCTCGCGTGAGCGCTCCCACCTCGCCGCCTCCCGTTCCGCCCTGCGTGCGATGCGGGAGGACGTGCAGGCGCTGGACATCAAGGACGTCACCGCGAACTGGGTGAACGCGGAGGTGCTGGCCCGCCAGATCGACGAGCGGATCAAGGCGCTGGCCGACCTGAGCCACACCCCGCTCTTCTTCGGCCGCCTCGACTATCTGCACGCCCCCGGCGCGGATCGGGCCGAGGGCGCGGACGGGGAGAGGTTCTACATCGGGCGGCGGCATGTGCACGACGCGGACGGCGACCCGATGGTGATCGACTGGCGCGCCCCCGTCTCCCAGCCCTTCTACCGGGCGTCCAGGACGGACCCGATGGACGTCGGCCTGCGGCGCCGCTTCGGGTACACCGGCGGCGACCTCACCGCGTACGAGGACGAGCATCTCTCCGACCCCGCCGAGACGGCGGCCACCAGCAAGCTGCTCCAGCAGGAGATCGAGCGTCCGCGTGTCGGCCCGATGCGGGACATCGTGGCGACGATCCAGCCGGAGCAGGACGAGATCGTCCGCTCCGACCTCGCCGGTTCCCTCTGCGTCCAGGGCGGCCCCGGCACCGGCAAGACGGCCGTCGGTCTGCACCGGGTCGCCTATCTCCTCTACGCCCACCGCGAGCGTCTCTCCCGGACCGGCACGCTCGTCATCGGCCCGAACCGCTCCTTCCTCCACTACATCGAGCAGGTGCTCCCGGCGCTGGGCGAGCTGGAGGTCAAGCAGGCGACCGTCGACGACCTCGTGGCCCATGTCGAGGTGCGGGGCGCGGACGAGGCACCGGCCGCCGTCGTCAAGGGCGACGCCCGGATGGCCGAGGTGCTGCGCCGGGCCGTACGGTCGCACGTCACCCTCCCCACCGAGCCGGTGATGGTCGTGCGGGGTTCGCGTCGCTGGCGCGTACCGGCGTACGAACTCGAAGCCATCGTGCGGGAGTTGCTGGACCGGGACATCCGCTACGGGGCCGCGCGGGACGCCCTGCCGCAGCGGATCGCGCACGCCGTGCTGGTGCAGATGGAACGGTCCGGGGAGGCGCCCGACGACCGGGTGCAGGACGCGGTGGCCCGCAACGCGGCGGTGAAGGCGGCCGTCAAGGCGATCTGGCCGCCCGTCGACCCGGCCAGGCTGGTGCTGCGGCTGCTCTCCGACGCGGACTTCCTCGCCGCCCACGCGGACGGGATCCTGACCGAAGACGAGCGGAAGACGATCCTTTGGGCGAAACCGGCGCGGAGCGTGAAGTCGGTGAAGTGGTCGGCCGCCGACGCCGTACTCGTCGACGAGACCACCGATCTGGTGCAGCGCACACACTCCCTCGGGCATGTCGTCCTCGACGAGGCGCAGGACCTTTCCCCCATGCAGTACCGGGCGGTGGGCCGGCGCTGCACCACCGGGTCCGCGACGGTCCTCGGCGATCTCGCGCAGGGCACGACCCCGTGGGCGACGCGGAGTTGGGCGGAGGCGCTGACGC of Streptomyces phaeolivaceus contains these proteins:
- a CDS encoding transposase; this encodes MCARNCRRRTASPPSGGRRSARARRDAGPATSITGSVSASWRRQWGHLPPERSREWGSTGRGIALEDLTGIRERARLRKPQRVTPHSWSFHQLGRFIAYKAKRAGVPVVHVDPAYSSRECPRCHHIEKANRPSQAVFVCRSCGFAEHADRNASHDISHRGWYAWVRGAESQAPALTLIA
- a CDS encoding HAD family hydrolase, yielding MDSRVLTVGFDLDMTLIDSRPGIHACYVALAARTGAYIDADLAITRLGPPLAEELAYWFPAAEIPAMADLYREMYPAIAIAATPAMPGAPEAIAAVRAAGGRAIVVTAKYEPNAKLHLEHLGMEPDELVGDLWAEAKADALREHGATVYVGDHTGDVRGARTAQAYSVAVATGPCDERELREAGADVVLTDLTAFPEWFTTHRHR
- a CDS encoding helicase C-terminal domain-containing protein, giving the protein MSPEEHTPTETAPAGGAPRSLAEALRGRDDRSLAVLLRARPDLITPVPTDLTQLATRAGTRASVVRALERLDRFALQTAQALAVAPDPASYDALAGLLAGDDADPAVTTVLPHALGALRDQALVWGPDDRLRLVRTARELLSPSPQHPSPTGLGPTVAEATAGMSPGRVQELVAEAGLASTHDSVSAVTALGALFTDRRRMAALLAAAPPESLDVLTRLVWGPPYGQVTASPAAHLRWLLDRGLLLPTAPGTVVIPREVALHLRSGRAHREVRPVPPPVEASAAHRPQVVDATAAGQAYTALATVEELLKDWDEGGPGVLRAGGLSVRDLKRTAVALDMPEPVAAFWVELAYAAGLLASDGEADERYAATPAYDEWLELPAAERWARLAAAWLGATRTAGVIGERDAKDRTLSALGPGLDRSAAPEVRHRVLALLAGLPEGTSAGPDSLLARLHWERPTRGGQQPPPAQQSPQQSGHAQPPRQGDDLRARIARWALSEAESLGVTGRGALSSHGRALLGLPPGVAADAELPETPGDKLPAPHVPVAAHPAPAADPVAERAAAASLAARLLAPLLPEPLDHVLLQADLTAVAPGPLKRPLADALGVLADVESKGGATVYRFTPGSVRRALDAGRSASDLHDFLTAHSRTPVPQPLAYLIDDVARRHGHLRIGAASAYVRCDDDAMLSEILADKRSQGLGLRRLAPTVLAAVADPATLLDGLRAMGYAPAAESAEGDVLITRAHAHRTPPRTAPEPVPDGPPVPDDTLLGAAIRAIRAGDLASTTPRRTSGEPAPSGALPRTGSAETLATMQAAVLTGEALWIGYVNAEGSASQRVIAPVRVEGGFVTAYDHTADEVRTFPLHRITGVAELVDDAP
- the istB gene encoding IS21-like element helper ATPase IstB; protein product: MRTVQPTTPPDPLTPSVSPQGTTLGYALFATRWLQAPLYFGLVAAQGVYVYKFFNELWTLIVRCVSGSATETYVMLAVLKLVDVVMIANLLIMTIVGGYETFVSRIGLQGHRDQPEWLSHVNSNVLKVKLATAIVGISSVHLLQMFVDVHHTSHHALLWGTVIHMAFIASAVLLAYMSGPMLREDKGHGSHHGMPEGPRPARGPVERDRPQGPVDPPVPLRAPLPIPAQATSNENYETRFARGTTRLVRYEARREPQAGGAGTGNGNGTGNGNGVEGRIRAAGFPARKLLEEFDEGHPRSFDRLLLARLGTLDFVATGRNVVFVGAPGTGKTHLAIGLGVRACQAGHRVLFATAAEWAARLAGARAEGRLAQELSELDACPLLIVDEAGYLPFDPDTARLFFQLIAHRYERASLIVTSDRPLARWEEIFGGAAPAMVDRLAHHAEIVRLEGDSYRLRRATSAG
- a CDS encoding DNA repair helicase XPB, whose product is MNGPLIVQSDKTLLLEVDHEQADECRRVIAPFAELERAPEHIHTYRVTPLGLWNARAAGHDAEQVVDALVQYSRYPVPHALLVDVAETMDRYGRLTLSKHPVHGLVLTTTDRPVLEEILRSKRITPLVGARIDPDTVAVHPSERGQIKQTLLKLGWPAEDLAGYVDGEAHPIELAEDGWALRPYQKQAVENFWHGGSGVVVLPCGAGKTLVGAGSMAQAKSTTLILVTNTVSARQWKHELVKRTSLTEEEIGEYSGTRKEIRPVTIATYQVLTTRRKGVYPHLELFDSRDWGLIVYDEVHLLPAPVFKFTADLQARRRLGLTATLVREDGRESDVFSLIGPKRFDAPWKEIEAQGYIAPADCVEVRVNLTDAERLAYATAEQEEKYRFCSTTATKRKVAEAIVRRFAGQQILVIGQYIDQLDELGAHLDAPVIKGETSNAQREKLFDAFRQGEINVLVVSKVANFSIDLPEATVAIQVSGTFGSRQEEAQRLGRVLRPKSDGHQAHFYSVVARDTIDQDFAAHRQRFLAEQGYAYRIMDADELLTEG
- a CDS encoding HelD family protein, giving the protein MSAHPTAGPTDLADPLSRERSHLAASRSALRAMREDVQALDIKDVTANWVNAEVLARQIDERIKALADLSHTPLFFGRLDYLHAPGADRAEGADGERFYIGRRHVHDADGDPMVIDWRAPVSQPFYRASRTDPMDVGLRRRFGYTGGDLTAYEDEHLSDPAETAATSKLLQQEIERPRVGPMRDIVATIQPEQDEIVRSDLAGSLCVQGGPGTGKTAVGLHRVAYLLYAHRERLSRTGTLVIGPNRSFLHYIEQVLPALGELEVKQATVDDLVAHVEVRGADEAPAAVVKGDARMAEVLRRAVRSHVTLPTEPVMVVRGSRRWRVPAYELEAIVRELLDRDIRYGAARDALPQRIAHAVLVQMERSGEAPDDRVQDAVARNAAVKAAVKAIWPPVDPARLVLRLLSDADFLAAHADGILTEDERKTILWAKPARSVKSVKWSAADAVLVDETTDLVQRTHSLGHVVLDEAQDLSPMQYRAVGRRCTTGSATVLGDLAQGTTPWATRSWAEALTHLGKAEAHVEELTAGFRVPTDVITYASRLLPHIAPGLTPVASVRENPGFFDVRPTADDSQTIAACEELLRNEGSTGLIAADARVPALAEALTAAGIGYLAPGEETTYETRLTLVPASLAKGLEYDYVVLDEPRAIVDGEPDERTGLRRLYVTLTRAVSGLIVTHAAPLPPQLA